A genomic segment from Lentisphaera araneosa HTCC2155 encodes:
- a CDS encoding ATP-binding protein produces MSNNKINLNPNTFDKVFPFHIAWDENMLIFQAGSIINQFLPETGDKYIGDLFEIKTPKIQFNLDELFEQLDRTFVLESIDNNLLSLKGQIIYQESDELFIFLCNPIISKMDSLVELGLNLHNLPMHNFLADFIFLLNTKDSLLTDANHLNQRLKEADTKLKQSNLLLEAKVKERTHNLRIREEELRDEISVRKDAEKELIAMKLRAEDASKAKSQFLANMSHEIRTPLGAIMGFNEILLENSKSLELPDYYPLYLNYIDNSLQYLLKVINNILDISKIEERKFKLKVEDVDLEKFFKNIVYTYKHLAEEKKINFIYKNTELIAKYVKIDPVKLQQVIINLLDNAFKFTPVNKLVEMTVKTDDQKLIILVRDEGIGIPKEYQETIFKVFEQVDDSNTRSYQGTGLGLSISKKFIELMGGIISLESGINQGSMFSINLPLKEGEDLAKIEKTKHGKVQFSSDTRILLVEDNLINQKLISTILGGFNLSIDIANNGLEGVDSALRMAESGTPPDLIMMDLQMPVMGGVEAIINIKKNALTKNIPIIVMSADAFTDQQSKVKTIGIEYYITKPIKVDFLLDVLKHYLEYSYCPDE; encoded by the coding sequence TTGAGCAATAATAAAATAAATTTAAATCCCAATACCTTTGATAAGGTATTTCCATTTCATATTGCTTGGGATGAGAATATGCTTATTTTTCAAGCTGGCTCAATAATAAATCAATTTCTACCTGAAACAGGGGATAAGTATATTGGTGATCTTTTTGAAATAAAAACTCCCAAAATACAGTTTAATTTAGATGAGCTTTTTGAACAATTAGATAGAACTTTTGTTTTAGAATCAATAGATAATAACCTCTTATCCTTAAAGGGACAAATTATCTATCAAGAGAGTGATGAACTCTTTATTTTTCTATGTAACCCAATCATTTCCAAAATGGATTCCCTAGTTGAACTAGGTTTAAACTTACATAATCTTCCAATGCATAATTTCTTGGCTGATTTTATTTTCTTACTTAATACAAAAGACTCACTATTAACAGATGCCAACCATTTAAATCAACGATTAAAAGAGGCAGACACGAAATTAAAACAAAGTAATTTACTTTTAGAAGCCAAAGTTAAAGAGCGCACTCATAATTTGAGGATTAGAGAAGAAGAATTGAGAGATGAAATTTCGGTTCGAAAGGATGCAGAAAAAGAGTTGATTGCGATGAAGTTAAGAGCTGAAGATGCAAGTAAAGCAAAGTCGCAATTTTTAGCTAATATGAGTCACGAGATTAGGACTCCCTTAGGTGCAATTATGGGATTTAATGAAATTCTCCTAGAAAATAGTAAGTCACTAGAATTACCGGATTACTACCCACTTTATTTAAATTATATTGACAACAGTTTACAATACCTTCTTAAGGTCATTAATAATATTTTAGATATTTCAAAAATTGAGGAACGTAAATTCAAACTGAAAGTCGAAGATGTTGATTTAGAAAAGTTTTTTAAAAATATTGTCTATACTTATAAGCATTTAGCAGAAGAAAAAAAGATCAATTTTATATACAAAAATACAGAATTGATCGCTAAATACGTCAAAATTGACCCAGTCAAACTCCAACAAGTGATTATTAATTTATTAGATAATGCCTTTAAATTTACACCTGTTAATAAATTAGTAGAAATGACGGTAAAAACCGATGATCAAAAATTGATAATACTTGTTAGAGATGAGGGTATTGGGATTCCTAAAGAATATCAAGAAACAATTTTTAAAGTTTTTGAACAAGTGGATGATTCAAATACAAGAAGTTATCAAGGCACTGGTTTGGGACTTTCTATTTCTAAGAAATTCATAGAATTAATGGGAGGCATTATATCTTTAGAAAGTGGTATAAATCAGGGGAGTATGTTTTCAATTAACTTACCTCTTAAGGAGGGCGAAGACTTAGCAAAGATTGAAAAGACTAAGCATGGAAAAGTTCAATTTTCATCAGATACTAGAATATTGCTGGTAGAAGACAATTTAATAAATCAAAAGTTGATTAGTACAATTTTAGGTGGCTTTAATTTATCAATTGATATCGCAAACAATGGCTTAGAGGGCGTTGATTCTGCATTACGAATGGCAGAAAGTGGCACACCACCGGACTTGATTATGATGGATTTACAAATGCCTGTGATGGGAGGTGTTGAAGCTATTATAAATATCAAAAAAAATGCTTTGACTAAGAATATACCCATCATTGTAATGTCTGCAGATGCCTTTACAGATCAACAGTCGAAGGTTAAGACGATCGGCATAGAATACTATATCACAAAACCTATTAAGGTTGACTTTTTACTTGATGTATTAAAGCATTACCTTGAGTATAGCTACTGTCCCGATGAATAA
- a CDS encoding DUF1826 domain-containing protein, with product MQSTQETWKKGYEVMPSNIQLPAISFRQAPDSELKTSSSKLDALFPDDPQKAERSYRKTIRSISEVKEFAEQSLLALGFSDLSVAEQLQDLAAQLIKRFKLNYLHCRMDLVYTDSCRKFHIDNLYTRSITTLIGPGTEYKLMSKSNEVLQVKTGETILLKGLKHRGRSSKIVHKSPKISHLNTYRLVFVMDY from the coding sequence ATGCAGAGTACACAGGAAACTTGGAAAAAGGGTTACGAAGTGATGCCTAGTAATATTCAACTTCCAGCTATTAGCTTTAGACAGGCTCCAGATTCAGAACTTAAGACATCTTCAAGCAAACTTGACGCCCTCTTTCCAGACGATCCTCAAAAAGCGGAAAGAAGTTATAGAAAGACCATCCGTTCCATTAGTGAAGTCAAAGAATTTGCCGAACAATCACTTTTGGCCTTGGGCTTCTCGGACCTTTCGGTTGCTGAACAATTACAAGATTTGGCGGCACAACTGATCAAGCGCTTTAAGCTTAACTACCTGCACTGTCGTATGGATCTCGTTTATACCGATAGCTGTAGAAAATTTCACATCGACAACCTATATACTCGTTCAATCACTACTTTAATTGGACCTGGCACAGAATATAAGCTCATGTCAAAATCCAATGAAGTCCTACAAGTCAAAACTGGTGAGACCATCTTGCTCAAAGGCCTTAAGCACCGTGGACGCAGTTCCAAGATTGTCCACAAATCACCTAAGATCTCTCATCTCAATACTTATCGTCTTGTCTTCGTCATGGATTATTAA